One part of the Scatophagus argus isolate fScaArg1 chromosome 12, fScaArg1.pri, whole genome shotgun sequence genome encodes these proteins:
- the hspa4b gene encoding heat shock 70 kDa protein 4b: MSVVGFDVGFMNCYVAVARAGGIETVANEYSDRCTPACVSFGPRNRSIGAAAKSQVVTNSKNTVQGFKRFHGRAFSDPYVQRLKNSLVYDISQMPTGTTGIKVMYMEEEKVFSIEQVTAMLLTKLKETAESALKKPVADCVVSVPCYYTDAERRSVMDAAQIAGLNCLRLMNETTAVALAYGIYKQDLPAPEEKARNVVFVDLGHSGYQTSVCAFNKGKLKILSTACDPELGGKDFDEVLVKYFCEEFGKKYKLDVKSKPRALVRLYQECEKLKKLMSANSSDLPLNIECFMNDIDVSGKLNRAQFEEMCADILTRVEPPLQSLLEQTKLKKEDIYAVEIVGGASRIPAVKERISKFFGKELSTTLNADEAVARGCALQCAILSPAFKVREFCTTDVTPYPISLKWHSAAEEGVSDCEVFPRNHAAPFSKVLTFYRREPFSLEAYYSSPNELPYPDPTIGQFLIQKVVPQASGESSKVKVKVRVNIHGIFSVSSASLVEVQKSDETEEPMETEQPNDKDGETKMQTDEDEHQAQGDGQKETEEKTSHENEEMETTTEEGKGEKKSDQPPQAKKPKVKTKLLELPIENSPQWQLADDMLNLFVENEGKMIMQDKLEKERNDAKNNVEEYVYDMRDKLHGILEKFVSEPDRDALSLKLEDTENWLYEDGEDQPKQVYIDKLTELKKLGQPIQERYTEAEERPKAFEEMGKQIQQYMKFIEAYKMKEEQYDHLDEADVTKVDKLTNDAMIWMNSAMNQQSKQSLSVDPSVKVKEIQAKTRELFSACNPIVTKPKPKVELPKEDTPAEQNGPLNGQEKPQEETADKGTTENTGNPTSETTENKPDMDLD, translated from the exons ATGTCAGTTGTCGGGTTTGACGTCGGGTTCATGAACTGCTATGTAGCAGTAGCTAGAGCCGGAGGTATTGAAACTGTCGCCAATGAATACAGCGATCGATGTACACC agCATGTGTTTCTTTTGGACCCCGCAATCGATCGATTGGTGCTGCTGCAAAGAGCCAG gtTGTCACAAACTCCAAGAACACAGTACAAGGGTTCAAGCGGTTTCATGGAAGGGCATTTTCAGATCCCTATGTGCAGCGCCTCAAAAACAGCTTAGTGTATGACATTTCACAAATGCCTACAGGAACAACTGGCATCAAG GTGATGTacatggaggaagagaaggtgTTCAGCATTGAACAGGTCACTGCCATGCTGCTGACCAAACTGAAGGAGACGGCGGAGAGCGCGCTTAAGAAACCCGTGGCTGACTGTGTTGTGTCT GTTCCCTGCTACTACACTGATGCTGAGAGGAGATCAGTGATGGATGCTGCTCAGATCGCTGGTCTGAACTGTCTGAGGCTCATGAATGAGACAACTGCAG TTGCATTGGCGTATGGGATCTATAAACAGGATCTTCCGGCTCCTGAGGAGAAGGCCAGAAATGTGGTGTTTGTGGACCTGGGTCACTCTGGATACCAGACATCAGTGTGTGCCTTTAATAAGGGCAAACTGAAG ATTCTTTCCACAGCTTGTGACCCAGAGCTGGGAGGAAAGGACTTTGACGAGGTACTGGTGAAGTATTTCTGTGAGGAGTTTGGCAAGAAGTACAAGCTCGATGTCAAGTCAAAGCCAAGGGCTCTGGTCAGGCTCTACCAGGAGtgtgaaaaactgaagaaactgaTGAGTGCCAACTCCTCTGACCTGCCACTTAACATTGAGTGCTTCATGAATGACATTGATGTCTCTGGAAAACTGAACAG GGCTCAGTTTGAGGAGATGTGTGCTGATATTTTGACCCGAGTTGAGCCTCCATTGCAGAGTCTCCTGGAACAAACCA aactgaaaaaggaagACATCTATGCAGTGGAGATAGTTGGTGGAGCTTCCAGGATCCCAGCTGTCAAGGAGAGAATCAGCAAATTCTTTGGGAAGGAGTTGAGCACCACACTGAATGCTGACGAAGCCGTGGCCAGAGGATGTGCTCTGCAG TGTGCAATACTGTCACCTGCCTTCAAAGTGCGTGAATTCTGCACCACAGATGTTACTCCTTATCCCATCTCCTTGAAGTGGCATTCTGCTGCAGAGGAAGGtgtgag TGATTGCGAGGTATTTCCCAGGAACCACGCAGCACCTTTCTCCAAAGTGCTGACCTTCTACCGGAGAGAGCCTTTTTCTCTGGAGGCCTACTACAGCAGCCCTAATGAGCTGCCATACCCTGATCCTACCATTG GTCAGTTTCTGATTCAGAAGGTTGTCCCACAGGCATCTGGTGAGAGCTCCAAGGTGAAAGTCAAAGTGCGGGTGAACATCCACGGTATCTTCAGCGTTTCCAGCGCCTCCTTGGTTGAAGTGCAGAAGTCCGATGAGACAGAGGAACCCATGGAGACAGAACAGCCCAATGACAAAGATGGAGAG ACGAAGATGCAGACTGATGAGGATGAGCACCAGGCACAGGGCGACGgtcagaaagaaacagaggagaagaCGTCACATGAGAATGAAGAGATGGAA ACCACTACAGAAGAGGGCAAAGGCGAGAAAAAGTCCGACCAACCCCCACAAGCCAAAAAGCCcaaagtcaaaacaaagttGCTGGAGCTTCCGATTGAAAACAGTCCACAGTGGCAGCTAGCAGATGACATGCTCAACCTTTTTGTAGAAAATGAG GGAAAAATGATTATGCAGGACAAgttggagaaggagaggaatgACGCTAAGAATAATGTAGAAGAGTACGTGTACGACATGAGGGACAAACTCCACGGGATACTGGAGAAGTTTGTCAGTGAACCT gACCGAGATGCTTTGTCATTAAAGCTGGAGGATACTGAAAACTGGCTGTATGAAGATGGAGAGGACCAACCCAAACAGGTGTACATTGACAAACTGACAGAGCTGAAG AAACTTGGCCAGCCCATCCAGGAGAGGTATACAGAGGCTGAGGAGAGACCCAAAGCATTTGAGGAGATGGGAAAACAAATCCAGCAATACATGAAATTTATCGAAGCGTACAAAATGAAG GAGGAGCAGTATGATCACTTAGATGAGGCCGATGTCACCAAAGTGGACAAACTGACCAACGATGCAATGATCTGGATGAACAGTGCCATGAACcagcaaagcaaacagagcTTGTCAGTGGATCCGTCtgtcaaagtaaaagaaatcCAGGCTAAAACAAGG GAGTTGTTCTCCGCTTGTAACCCCATTGTGACCAAGCCTAAACCCAAGGTGGAGCTTCCGAAGGAGGACACGCCTGCAGAACAGAACGGGCCTCTCAACGGACAGGAGAAACCACAGGAGGAGACTGCAGACAAGGGAACAACCGAGAACACAGGCAATCCCACCTCGGAAACCACAGAAAACAAGCCTGACATGGACCTTGATTAA
- the gnpda1 gene encoding glucosamine-6-phosphate isomerase 1 isoform X1: MKLIILNDYDQASEWAAKYIRNKILLFRPGPDRYFTLGLPTGSTPMGCYKKLIEYYKNGEVSFQYVKTFNMDEYVGLPRDHPESYHSFMWNHFFKHIDIKAENTHILDGNAADLQAECEAFEEKITAAGGIELFVGGIGPDGHIAFNEPGSSLVSRTRVKTLAKDTIMANARFFDGDLSKVPTMALTVGVGTVMDAKEVMILITGAHKAFALYKAIEEGVNHMWTVSAFQQHPRTVFVCDEDATLELRVKTVKYFKGMMHVHNKLVETPSCPKQK, from the exons ATGAAGCTGATCATCCTTAATGACTACGACCAGGCAAGCGAATGGGCTGCAAAGTACATTAGAAACAAGATTTTATTGTTCAGACCTGGCCCGGACAGATATTTCACCCTGGGGCTCCCCACGG GAAGCACCCCCATGGGCTGTTACAAGAAACTGATCGAATATTACAAGAATGGAGAAGTCTCATTCCAGTATGTAAAAACGTTCAACATGGATGAATATGTAG GGCTTCCCAGAGATCACCCAGAGAGCTACCACTCCTTCATGTGGAATCACTTCTTCAAACACATAGACATAAAAGCAGAGAACACCCACATTCTGGATGGCAACGCTGCCGACCTGCAAGCAGAGTGTGAGGCCTTTGAGGAAAAGATAACAGCTGCCGGAGGGATCGAGCTCTTTGTCGGAG GTATTGGACCAGATGGCCACATTGCCTTCAATGAACCTGGTTCAAGCCTGGTTTCCAGAACTAGGGTGAAGACCCTGGCCAAAGACACTATCATGGCTAATGCACGATTCTTTGATGGGGATCTCTCAAAGGTGCCCACCATGGCACTGACAGTGGGAGTGGGCACTGTCATGGATGCGAAAGAG gTCATGATTCTCATCACCGGAGCACATAAGGCATTTGCTTTATACAAAGCTATTGAGGAGGGGGTGAATCACATGTGGACAGTTTCTGCCTTCCAGCAGCACCCACGGACTGTTTTTGTATGTGACGAAGACGCCACCCTGGAATTACGTGTCAAAACTGTGAAGTACTTCAAAG GGATGATGCACGTGCACAACAAGCTGGTGGAGACACCCTCTTGTCCAAAGCAGAAGTGA
- the gnpda1 gene encoding glucosamine-6-phosphate isomerase 1 isoform X2 — MGCYKKLIEYYKNGEVSFQYVKTFNMDEYVGLPRDHPESYHSFMWNHFFKHIDIKAENTHILDGNAADLQAECEAFEEKITAAGGIELFVGGIGPDGHIAFNEPGSSLVSRTRVKTLAKDTIMANARFFDGDLSKVPTMALTVGVGTVMDAKEVMILITGAHKAFALYKAIEEGVNHMWTVSAFQQHPRTVFVCDEDATLELRVKTVKYFKGMMHVHNKLVETPSCPKQK; from the exons ATGGGCTGTTACAAGAAACTGATCGAATATTACAAGAATGGAGAAGTCTCATTCCAGTATGTAAAAACGTTCAACATGGATGAATATGTAG GGCTTCCCAGAGATCACCCAGAGAGCTACCACTCCTTCATGTGGAATCACTTCTTCAAACACATAGACATAAAAGCAGAGAACACCCACATTCTGGATGGCAACGCTGCCGACCTGCAAGCAGAGTGTGAGGCCTTTGAGGAAAAGATAACAGCTGCCGGAGGGATCGAGCTCTTTGTCGGAG GTATTGGACCAGATGGCCACATTGCCTTCAATGAACCTGGTTCAAGCCTGGTTTCCAGAACTAGGGTGAAGACCCTGGCCAAAGACACTATCATGGCTAATGCACGATTCTTTGATGGGGATCTCTCAAAGGTGCCCACCATGGCACTGACAGTGGGAGTGGGCACTGTCATGGATGCGAAAGAG gTCATGATTCTCATCACCGGAGCACATAAGGCATTTGCTTTATACAAAGCTATTGAGGAGGGGGTGAATCACATGTGGACAGTTTCTGCCTTCCAGCAGCACCCACGGACTGTTTTTGTATGTGACGAAGACGCCACCCTGGAATTACGTGTCAAAACTGTGAAGTACTTCAAAG GGATGATGCACGTGCACAACAAGCTGGTGGAGACACCCTCTTGTCCAAAGCAGAAGTGA